In Nocardioides nitrophenolicus, the genomic window TGACGCAGACCGACCAGAGCGGCCAGAACACGATCTGGCTGACCCAGGACGCCTACGACAAGCTGCAGGCCGAGCTGGAGCACCTTCAGGGTCCGCGCCGCGCCGAGATCGTTGCCGAGATCAGCGCCGCACGCGACGAGGGTGACCTGAAGGAGAACGGCGGCTACCACGCCGCCCGCGAGGAGCAGGGCAAGAACGAGGCCCGGATCCTCCAGCTCAAGGACATGCTCCGCCGCGCCGAGGTCGGCGAGACGCCTCCCGACGACGGCGTCGTCGAGCCGGGCATGGTCGTGACCTACAAGTTCGACGGCGATGACGACGACGAGGCGGAGTCCTTCCTCCTCGGCGCGCGTGAGATCGAGCCCGAGGGCCTGACCGTCTACTCCCCGCAGTCGCCGCTGGGCCAGGCCATCAACGGCCGCAGCAAGGGCGACACGGTGAGCTACGAGGTCAACGGCAAGACCCAGACCGTGGTCATCCTCGACGCGCGGCCCTACGCAGGCTGACCGGCTGACTCCTCCGGACCGCCGGCCTCCTCCTCGGGGGCCGGCGGTTCGGCCATTTCGGCCAGGTGCAGCACCACGGCGTTGGCCGCGGCCGCCAGCGGTACGGCGACCAGCGCACCCGCCACGCCGGCGACCAGCACGCCGCAGGCGATCGCCAGGATCACGCCGAGCGGGTGCAGCGAGACCCAGCGGCCCAGCAGGAAGGGCTGCAGCACGTGGCCCTCGAGCTGCTGGACGCCGATCACGACGGCCAGCATGAGCAGGGCCGTGATCGGGCCCTGGTCGACCAGCGCGACCAGGATCGCGACGCTGCCGGCGATGGTCGCGCCGATCATCGGCACGAAGGCACCGAGGAACACCAGCACGCCGATCGCCAGCACGAACGGCACCTTGAGGATCGCGGCGCCGATCGCGATGCCGATCGCGTCGACGAGCGCGACGACCACGGTCGCGCGGACGAACTGGACCAGCGACAGCCACGCGACGCGGCCCGAGCTGTCGACCCGCTCGCGGGCGTTGCGCGGCGCGAGGCGCACCACCCAGGACCAGATCCGGCCGCCGTCGGCGAGGAAGAAGTAGGTCGCGAACAGGGCGATGAAGAAGCCGGCGACGACGTGGCCCAGCGCGGCGCCGACCTCGGTGACCTGGGTGATCACCCCGCCGTCCTTGGACCGCTCGCTGATCAGGTCCTGGGCGCTCTTGATGTAGTCGTTGATCTGGGAGTCGCTCGCGTGGAGCGGTCCGTCCTTGAGCCAGTCGCGGATCTCCTGCAGCCCCTGCACCGTCGAGTCGGCGAGGTCGGTCGCGCCGGCGGCGACCTGCTGGCCCGCGAAGGACAGCAGCATGCCGACCACCACGAAGCCGGTGATCACCACCAGCAGCGCCGAGAGCCCCCGCGGCAGGCCGGCCCGGTTGACGCCCTGCACGAAGGGCGCCGCCAGCGCGCTGATCAGCAGCGCGACCGCCAGCGGCACGGTGACCACCGCGAAATAGCCGACCAGCCACAACAGCAGGTAGCCCGCGCCCGCGATCAGCAGCAGCCGCCAGGCCCAGCCCGCCGCCAGGTCGAGGCCGTAGGGCACCTCGGCCCGGCGCAGGTTCGACGGCCCCGTGGAGAAGGACGGGGGCTCGTGCCGCCGCTCGTCACGCTCCTCGCGCAGCAGCGCCC contains:
- the greA gene encoding transcription elongation factor GreA yields the protein MTQTDQSGQNTIWLTQDAYDKLQAELEHLQGPRRAEIVAEISAARDEGDLKENGGYHAAREEQGKNEARILQLKDMLRRAEVGETPPDDGVVEPGMVVTYKFDGDDDDEAESFLLGAREIEPEGLTVYSPQSPLGQAINGRSKGDTVSYEVNGKTQTVVILDARPYAG
- a CDS encoding AI-2E family transporter yields the protein MTSDGPTEPDDPTTAAAQESAVEEAAQDEPPLGPDEGEREERLFRRFAHQWALLREERDERRHEPPSFSTGPSNLRRAEVPYGLDLAAGWAWRLLLIAGAGYLLLWLVGYFAVVTVPLAVALLISALAAPFVQGVNRAGLPRGLSALLVVITGFVVVGMLLSFAGQQVAAGATDLADSTVQGLQEIRDWLKDGPLHASDSQINDYIKSAQDLISERSKDGGVITQVTEVGAALGHVVAGFFIALFATYFFLADGGRIWSWVVRLAPRNARERVDSSGRVAWLSLVQFVRATVVVALVDAIGIAIGAAILKVPFVLAIGVLVFLGAFVPMIGATIAGSVAILVALVDQGPITALLMLAVVIGVQQLEGHVLQPFLLGRWVSLHPLGVILAIACGVLVAGVAGALVAVPLAAAANAVVLHLAEMAEPPAPEEEAGGPEESAGQPA